The genomic segment GGTTCACCAGGTCGCCGGCGCCGCTCATGATGAAGCGCTGGGCCGGGTTGCCGCTGCACCGGGCCAGCTGGATGAGGGCCCCGTCGTCATGGGATCCCCAGGCCACGTCCATGCAGTAGCCCATCGACCGGACCGTGCCGTCGGACTGGAAGTCCCAACGCTGGCTGTTGGCCCCGTTGCAGGTGCCGATCTGCAGAGCGAGGCCGTCGGTCCCCTTGCCGCCGGGGACGGTGATGCAGCGGCCCGAACCCGTGCCGACCACGGCGGAGCCGGGAGCGATGTAGGGCTTGGGCTTCGGCGCGGGGGCCTTGGGCGGGACCGCGACGGGCGGGTTCGTCCGGGGCCTGCTCTGCGGCTGACCCGCGGGCGGGGCCGGCGGGGCCGCGACCGAACCGGGCCCGTTCGGGGCGACGGGCTGCTGTGCCGTCGCCTGGGACCGCGGCTGCGTCACGGAGGACGTCTGCGACGGGGTCGCGGCGGGGGTGGTCGGGGTCCCCTTGGACGATGCGGTGACCACCGGACGGTCGGCTGCCGCCGTCTCCATCGTGAGATCGATATGGCTGATCAGCGGCACCGTCAGGGCGGCGATGCCGACCACCGCCGCCGCGGCGACGGTGGTCGCCCAGACCCGCCGGCCGGGCAGCAGCCCGCGCCGGGGCACCGTGGGGCGGCGCGCGAAGGTGTCGGAGAAGCGGGGCTCGGAGCTGTCGGGTCGCTCGGAGGACTGCTTCGGGGGAAGGGACGCCACGTGGTCTCCTGTCGGGGTCAGGAGGTGTGCGCAGGAGGCGCCGGCGCAATGCCATCAACCGTTCCCAGAGGGCGGGTTGAGGCACTGACCACTCGCTCTGACCTCGCTCACCGGATACGTGGCCAGTGTACCTATCTCCCGCCCCCGGCTTTCGCGGGACTCTGCCTGCCGGACCCGCCGGCCACCCTTGTCCTGAAGAACCTCCCGTGCCCGGGTATTGACCCGCGCAGTGCTGCCCACCATCCTGAACGCATGTTCAGAACGAACGTTCAGAACGAACTCGGGCCGGTGGACGTCGCGGTGATCGGCGGCGGTATGGCCGGAATGGCGACGGCGCTGCGACTGCAGGCCGCCGGACGGTCCACGGTGGTGCTGGAGGCGCACGGCCACGCCGGCGGGTGTGCCGGCTACTACCGCAAGCGGGGCTTCTCCTTCGACGTCGGCGCGACGACGCTGGTCGACTTCGCACCCGGCGGGGTCGGCTCCGAATTGCTGGAGAGCACCGGCATCGCACCACTGGACGCCCACGAACTGCCGGGCTACCGGGCCTTCCTGCCCGACCGCGAGGTCGTGCTGCACCGGGATCCGGCCGCCTGGCATGCCGAGCGGCTGCGGATGCTCGGTGACACCGACCGGCACCGGCGCTTCTGGGACCTGCTCGACCGGCTGGCGGGCACCTTCTGGCGGGCGAGCCGGTCGGGTGTGCGGCTGCCGGTCCGCGGTCCCGCCGACGCGCTGCGGGACCTGCGGGCGATCGGCCTCGCCGGGGTACCGCTCGCCCGCCATGTGAACCGGACCCTCGGGGACGCGCTGCGCGCCCACGGTCTGCGGGACGACGCGGCGCTGGTCGGGCTGCTCGGCATGCTCGTCGAGGACACCGTGCACACCGGTGTCGACGACGCGCCGCTGATCAACGCGGCGCTCGGTGTGACGATCCGCGGCGCGGGACTCAGCCGGCACGCCGGCGGTATGCACGGGTTCTGGCGGGTCCTGGTGGCGCACTACCGGGGACTCGGCGGCCGGCTCCGCACGGGGTGCGAGGTGTCCCGCGTCGACGGCGAGGCCGGGAGCTATCGGGTGACGACCCGGCAGGGCGATCTCCTGGCCCGGCGCGTCGTGTGCGCGATACCCGCCGTCACCACCGCCAGGATCTGCGCAACGCTGCCGGTCGCCCGCAGGCTGCGGCCGTTCCTGGAGCGCGACGCGGACGCATCCGGCGGTGCCTGCGTGGTGTTCCTCGGGGTGCCCGATGCCGAGGTGTCCGGCCAGGAACTGACTCACCATCAACTGCTGCAGTCGTACGACCGGCCGCTGGGCGACGGGAACAACATGTTCGTCTCCGTCTCCGAGCCGGGGGACCCGCTCAGCGCCCCGCCGGGCCACCGGGCGGTGATGATCTCCACGCACACGGATCTGGCCGACTGGGCCGGGCTCGACGCGACCGCGTACGAGCAGCGCAAGAAGGAGATCGGCGAACGGCTCGTCAGCTGTGCGCGGCGGGCCTACCCGCGGCTGGGGGAACGGGCGGTGATCGCCCAGACCGGTACACCCCGCAGCTACGAACGCTTCGGGTTCCGTCCGGGCGGCGCGGTCGGCGGCCCGCGCCAGCACCTGCGCAACACCAATCAACACGCCGTCCCGCACGATCTCGGCGGACCCGGCCTCTGGCTCGTCGGGGACTCGACCTGGCCCGGGCTGGGCACCGTCGCCTGTGTGCTGGGCAGCCGCATCGTCGCCGAGGGCATGCTGCGCGAGAAGGGACCGACCCGGTGAAGCAGTCCCACCCCGTGGACCAGCCCGACGCCACCCGCCAGCCCAGCCTGGCCGACCTCGGTGCGGACCTGCTGGTCACCTCGCGAAGGCGGCGGCTGATCGCGCTGTGCCGTCCGTTCGCCGGGGTGTCGCTCTTCGCCGTCGCGGCGTGGCTGCGCTGGTGGTGGCTCACACCGGTGATCGTCTTCGGTGTCTTCGTCTCGGTCGTCACCGTCACGCACGACGTCGTGCACCGCACGATCGGCCTGTCGGCGCGGGCCACCGACTGGGCGCTGTTCGCGACCGGGCTGGTGCTGCTGGAGAGCGGGCACGCGTACCGCGCCACGCACACCCAGCACCACCGGCTCTTCCCGCACCCCGACGACCCGGAGGGACACCCCGCCGACCTGTCGTTCCTCGGTGCGCTGCTGCACGGACCGGTGTTCCTGGTCCGCCTCTGGTTCTGGTCCTACCGGCGCGGCCGCGACCGCGGTTGGCTGCTCGCGGAGGCGGCCGTGCCCGTCACGGTGCTCGGCGGCGGCGTATGGCTCTGGCCGTACACGCCCGGAGTGCTGGCCTACGCGGTCATGATGATCGCCGGAAGCTGGGTGTACCCACTGCTGACGGTGTATCTGCCGCACCACGACTACGGCGACACGCCGCTGACCCAGACCCGTACGCTGCGGGGCCGGATCATCCCGGCGGTCTTCCTGGAGCTCACCTACCACCTCGAACACCATCTG from the Streptomyces sp. RKAG293 genome contains:
- a CDS encoding RICIN domain-containing protein: MASLPPKQSSERPDSSEPRFSDTFARRPTVPRRGLLPGRRVWATTVAAAAVVGIAALTVPLISHIDLTMETAAADRPVVTASSKGTPTTPAATPSQTSSVTQPRSQATAQQPVAPNGPGSVAAPPAPPAGQPQSRPRTNPPVAVPPKAPAPKPKPYIAPGSAVVGTGSGRCITVPGGKGTDGLALQIGTCNGANSQRWDFQSDGTVRSMGYCMDVAWGSHDDGALIQLARCSGNPAQRFIMSGAGDLVNPQADKCVDVANNATASGSKVQLWTCKGTPNQKWRLR
- a CDS encoding NAD(P)/FAD-dependent oxidoreductase codes for the protein MFRTNVQNELGPVDVAVIGGGMAGMATALRLQAAGRSTVVLEAHGHAGGCAGYYRKRGFSFDVGATTLVDFAPGGVGSELLESTGIAPLDAHELPGYRAFLPDREVVLHRDPAAWHAERLRMLGDTDRHRRFWDLLDRLAGTFWRASRSGVRLPVRGPADALRDLRAIGLAGVPLARHVNRTLGDALRAHGLRDDAALVGLLGMLVEDTVHTGVDDAPLINAALGVTIRGAGLSRHAGGMHGFWRVLVAHYRGLGGRLRTGCEVSRVDGEAGSYRVTTRQGDLLARRVVCAIPAVTTARICATLPVARRLRPFLERDADASGGACVVFLGVPDAEVSGQELTHHQLLQSYDRPLGDGNNMFVSVSEPGDPLSAPPGHRAVMISTHTDLADWAGLDATAYEQRKKEIGERLVSCARRAYPRLGERAVIAQTGTPRSYERFGFRPGGAVGGPRQHLRNTNQHAVPHDLGGPGLWLVGDSTWPGLGTVACVLGSRIVAEGMLREKGPTR
- a CDS encoding fatty acid desaturase produces the protein MKQSHPVDQPDATRQPSLADLGADLLVTSRRRRLIALCRPFAGVSLFAVAAWLRWWWLTPVIVFGVFVSVVTVTHDVVHRTIGLSARATDWALFATGLVLLESGHAYRATHTQHHRLFPHPDDPEGHPADLSFLGALLHGPVFLVRLWFWSYRRGRDRGWLLAEAAVPVTVLGGGVWLWPYTPGVLAYAVMMIAGSWVYPLLTVYLPHHDYGDTPLTQTRTLRGRIIPAVFLELTYHLEHHLYPQVPSHQLPELARRLETYLAANGVRVVRVV